A genomic region of Candidatus Binatus sp. contains the following coding sequences:
- a CDS encoding vitamin B12-dependent ribonucleotide reductase — protein MGGGAIDLEMGPKSKITDRAPAPNAAPADSAAPGRGIVLERFFTTAGVDPYSEVEWDLRSAVISGEDGRVVFEQKDVEVPRGWSQTATNVVVSKYFRGPLGTPRRETSVRQLISRVVDTITGWGEKQGYFAGAEARETFHAELKYLLLNQKASFNSPVYFNVGIEARPQCSACFILKVDDSMDSILSWYRNEGMIFKGGSGAGVNLSALRSCREKLSSGGTASGPLSFMKAADASAGVIKSGGKTRRAAKMVVLNADHPDIVDFIKCKVEEEKKAWALIEAGYDSSLDGPAYGSVFFQNANNSVRATDGFMQAVLDDGEWQTHFVKSSEVAETRPARKVLHMIAEAAHACGDPGMQFDTTINLWHTCPASGRINASNPCSEYMHLDNSACNLASLNLMKFIDDRGEFDVRAFRHAVDVMITAQDIVVDNSSYPTDEIARNAGAYRELGLGYANLGALLMALGMPYDSDQGRSYAAAITALMTGEAYLQSARIAGQMGPFAGYAPNREPMLKVIERHKAAAYKLDSSYVPLDLLRAARESWDDALKLGTSSGYRNSQATVIAPTGTIAFMMDCDTTGIEPDIALIKYKKLVGGGMLKIVNNTVPRALKRLGYDSKEVQEIVEYLDENETIEGAPQLADAHLAVFDCAFKPRAGARTIHYNGHLKMMGAVQPFISGAISKTINMPAEATVDEVAEAYVTAWKLGLKSVAIYRDGSKRVQPLNTGRKEIEKAVDAVASIAPADDRMQRRKLPDERKSITHKFDIAGHEGYITVGMYEDGAPGEIFVTMSKQGSTISGLMDSFATAISFALQYGVPLQFLVDKFSHMRFEPSGFTKNPQIPYAKSIVDYLFRWMASKFLDEEAKREVGIIESEKTLSAKSEAAHAPVATVAMAPVASLREGKDGGIRQAFINQADAPPCPDCGSIMVRNGACYKCMNCGTTSGCS, from the coding sequence ATGGGCGGGGGAGCGATAGATTTGGAAATGGGTCCGAAGTCAAAAATAACCGACCGCGCACCAGCCCCCAACGCTGCGCCCGCCGACTCTGCCGCGCCCGGTCGCGGTATCGTGCTCGAACGTTTCTTCACCACCGCCGGCGTGGATCCCTATTCCGAGGTCGAATGGGATCTGCGCAGCGCCGTCATCTCGGGCGAAGACGGCCGCGTAGTCTTCGAGCAGAAGGACGTCGAGGTGCCGCGCGGATGGTCGCAGACGGCGACCAACGTCGTGGTCTCGAAATATTTCCGCGGCCCGCTCGGAACGCCCCGGCGCGAGACCAGCGTCCGCCAGCTCATCTCTCGCGTCGTCGATACCATCACCGGATGGGGCGAGAAGCAGGGCTACTTCGCCGGCGCTGAGGCGCGCGAAACCTTCCACGCCGAGCTCAAGTACCTGCTCCTCAATCAAAAGGCCTCGTTCAACAGCCCGGTCTATTTCAACGTCGGCATCGAGGCCAGGCCGCAGTGCTCCGCATGCTTCATCCTCAAGGTCGATGACAGCATGGACTCGATCCTGAGCTGGTACCGCAATGAAGGTATGATCTTCAAAGGCGGCTCCGGCGCGGGCGTGAACCTGTCCGCACTGCGCTCTTGCCGCGAGAAACTGTCGTCGGGCGGGACCGCGTCGGGACCGTTGTCGTTCATGAAAGCCGCCGACGCGAGTGCCGGCGTCATCAAGTCGGGCGGCAAAACGCGGCGCGCGGCCAAGATGGTGGTGCTCAACGCCGACCATCCCGACATCGTCGATTTCATCAAGTGCAAGGTCGAAGAGGAAAAGAAGGCTTGGGCGCTGATCGAAGCCGGCTACGACTCCTCGCTCGACGGCCCGGCTTACGGCTCGGTGTTCTTCCAGAACGCGAACAATTCCGTGCGCGCCACCGACGGGTTCATGCAGGCGGTCCTCGATGACGGCGAATGGCAGACCCACTTCGTTAAGTCCAGCGAAGTCGCCGAGACCCGTCCCGCGCGCAAGGTGCTCCACATGATCGCCGAGGCCGCGCACGCATGCGGCGACCCCGGGATGCAGTTCGACACGACGATCAACCTGTGGCACACCTGCCCGGCCAGCGGACGAATTAACGCGTCGAATCCGTGCAGCGAATACATGCATCTGGACAATTCGGCCTGCAATCTCGCTTCGCTCAACCTGATGAAGTTCATCGACGATCGCGGCGAGTTCGACGTGCGCGCATTCCGCCACGCGGTGGACGTGATGATCACGGCGCAGGATATTGTCGTCGATAATTCCTCGTATCCGACCGACGAGATCGCCCGCAACGCCGGCGCGTACCGCGAACTCGGGCTTGGCTACGCAAACCTGGGCGCGCTGCTGATGGCGCTCGGGATGCCCTATGACTCCGACCAGGGGCGCAGCTACGCCGCCGCGATTACCGCGCTGATGACGGGCGAGGCCTATCTCCAGTCGGCGCGAATCGCCGGACAAATGGGTCCGTTCGCCGGCTACGCGCCCAATCGCGAGCCGATGCTGAAAGTGATCGAGCGCCACAAAGCCGCCGCCTACAAGCTCGACTCCTCCTACGTTCCGCTCGACCTGCTTCGCGCCGCGCGCGAGTCATGGGACGACGCGCTCAAGCTCGGCACCTCCTCCGGCTACCGCAATTCGCAGGCCACGGTGATCGCGCCGACCGGGACCATCGCATTCATGATGGATTGCGACACCACCGGCATCGAGCCTGACATCGCGCTCATCAAGTACAAAAAGCTGGTGGGCGGCGGGATGCTGAAAATCGTCAACAACACGGTGCCGCGGGCGCTCAAGCGCCTGGGCTACGACTCGAAGGAAGTCCAGGAAATCGTCGAGTACCTCGACGAGAACGAGACCATAGAAGGCGCGCCGCAGCTCGCCGACGCGCATCTCGCCGTCTTCGATTGCGCCTTCAAGCCGCGCGCGGGCGCGCGCACGATTCACTACAACGGGCACCTCAAGATGATGGGCGCGGTGCAGCCGTTCATCTCCGGCGCGATTTCCAAGACCATCAACATGCCCGCCGAAGCGACCGTGGACGAAGTCGCCGAGGCTTACGTCACCGCGTGGAAGCTTGGGCTCAAGTCGGTCGCGATTTACCGCGACGGATCCAAGCGCGTACAGCCGCTCAACACGGGCAGGAAAGAAATAGAGAAAGCGGTGGACGCGGTCGCGTCGATCGCGCCGGCCGACGATCGCATGCAGCGGCGCAAGCTGCCCGACGAGCGCAAATCGATCACCCACAAATTCGATATCGCCGGCCACGAAGGTTACATCACCGTCGGCATGTACGAGGACGGCGCCCCGGGCGAAATCTTCGTCACGATGTCCAAGCAGGGTTCGACGATCTCGGGCCTGATGGACTCCTTCGCGACCGCGATTTCCTTCGCGCTCCAGTACGGCGTTCCGCTGCAGTTCCTGGTGGACAAATTCTCGCACATGCGCTTCGAGCCGTCGGGCTTCACCAAGAATCCGCAGATTCCGTACGCCAAGTCGATCGTCGATTACCTGTTCCGATGGATGGCGTCGAAGTTTCTTGACGAGGAAGCAAAGCGCGAGGTCGGAATTATCGAGTCGGAGAAAACGCTGTCGGCAAAATCCGAAGCAGCGCACGCGCCGGTGGCGACCGTAGCGATGGCTCCAGTAGCCAGCCTGCGCGAAGGCAAGGACGGCGGCATTCGCCAGGCCTTCATCAATCAGGCCGACGCGCCGCCGTGCCCCGACTGCGGCAGCATCATGGTGCGCAACGGCGCCTGCTACAAGTGCATGAACTGCGGCACCACCAGCGGGTGCTCATAA
- a CDS encoding SCO family protein, with translation MTPTLNLNLKEQSLGTSLALTMLVVIVGVVTLTGCRRTAEDIGERGGFAVSNSSDCLPDITLVDQHGRNVSLASLKGKPVLFDFIYTSCPGPCLLLTTQMKQVANRLGPRLGTEARIVSITVDPEHDHPAQLLAYANKQGADVSGWLFLTGTPKQIEDVMARFNVIRKREADGTVDHVLEFFLVDANGRELLQYIGQKAEPDRVASDVERAAARKPVTAGAGAN, from the coding sequence GTGACCCCAACGCTAAACCTTAATCTCAAGGAGCAGAGTCTCGGTACAAGCCTGGCTCTGACGATGCTGGTTGTCATCGTGGGCGTGGTGACTCTAACTGGTTGTCGCCGGACGGCCGAAGATATTGGGGAGCGCGGAGGATTTGCGGTCAGCAATAGCTCCGACTGCTTACCCGACATCACCTTGGTCGATCAGCATGGCCGCAACGTTTCCCTGGCCTCGCTGAAGGGGAAACCGGTGCTGTTCGATTTTATTTACACCAGCTGTCCCGGACCGTGTCTTCTGCTCACGACTCAGATGAAACAGGTCGCAAATCGACTCGGACCCAGGCTTGGAACCGAGGCCCGCATCGTGTCGATAACAGTCGATCCCGAACACGATCACCCGGCGCAGCTTCTCGCGTATGCGAACAAACAGGGTGCTGACGTTAGCGGCTGGCTGTTCCTGACGGGAACGCCCAAACAGATCGAAGACGTGATGGCGCGATTCAACGTGATTCGAAAGCGCGAAGCCGATGGAACGGTCGATCACGTTCTCGAATTCTTCCTGGTCGATGCGAACGGTCGTGAATTGCTTCAGTACATAGGTCAAAAGGCCGAACCGGATCGGGTCGCGAGCGACGTGGAGCGAGCCGCGGCGCGCAAGCCGGTGACGGCTGGCGCCGGCGCCAACTAG
- a CDS encoding TlpA disulfide reductase family protein, with amino-acid sequence MAALALASATVGGAAPALVVPELDGRTFDLSALRGKVVVLNFWASWCPPCRYEMPALDAFYRRYHGQGLEMIGLSVDGPHDRSEVLKVMRSFSYPAAMLYDAKVNDFSPPDVMPVTFVVDRSGVIRAKLTPGQSAVTEKDLADIVLPLLAEKPVAPASGNRGDPNAKP; translated from the coding sequence ATGGCTGCATTGGCGTTGGCCTCCGCGACTGTGGGTGGCGCGGCGCCGGCGCTGGTCGTGCCCGAACTGGACGGTCGCACATTCGATCTGAGTGCGCTGCGCGGGAAGGTCGTAGTCCTCAACTTTTGGGCTAGCTGGTGTCCGCCTTGCCGCTACGAAATGCCGGCTCTTGACGCCTTCTATCGGCGCTATCATGGCCAGGGACTCGAGATGATCGGTCTCAGCGTCGACGGCCCGCACGATCGGTCCGAGGTGCTCAAGGTCATGCGGTCGTTCAGCTATCCGGCGGCGATGCTGTATGACGCGAAAGTCAACGATTTCAGTCCGCCCGACGTTATGCCCGTCACCTTCGTTGTAGATCGCAGCGGAGTCATCCGCGCGAAGCTCACACCCGGCCAATCGGCGGTTACCGAGAAAGATCTCGCCGACATAGTGCTACCGCTGCTGGCGGAGAAACCCGTGGCGCCGGCTTCAGGCAATCGAGGTGACCCCAACGCTAAACCTTAA
- a CDS encoding ZIP family metal transporter: protein MAAMRLRDRLHLLLGFSSGAVLAVALFDILPEVFAFPHGASYMPMTALGFLAFFGLERYTAMHRAREHPHLAPSHEMELGAVSAAGLAFHSFLDGVAIGVGFQTSVEMGLLIAFGIIAHDFSDGLNTVSVVLAHGNSPRRAVFWLIVDMLTPVLGAASTLMFNLRAGLLPWLLAFFAGSFLYIGASDLLPEAREHDSPLVGVATCMGMLAIFLVTRLLRG, encoded by the coding sequence ATGGCAGCCATGCGCTTGCGCGACCGGCTTCATTTGCTGCTCGGCTTCAGTTCCGGCGCGGTGTTGGCGGTGGCGCTGTTCGACATACTGCCGGAAGTCTTCGCTTTCCCTCACGGCGCATCGTACATGCCGATGACTGCGCTTGGATTCCTTGCCTTCTTCGGACTTGAACGTTACACGGCGATGCACCGTGCTCGCGAACATCCTCACTTGGCGCCATCCCATGAGATGGAGCTTGGCGCGGTGTCCGCGGCCGGCCTGGCGTTTCACAGTTTCCTGGACGGCGTTGCAATCGGTGTTGGCTTTCAGACGAGCGTCGAGATGGGACTGTTAATTGCGTTTGGCATAATCGCGCACGATTTCAGCGACGGGCTGAACACCGTGTCGGTCGTTCTCGCGCATGGAAATTCGCCCAGACGCGCCGTTTTCTGGCTGATAGTGGATATGTTGACGCCGGTTCTCGGTGCGGCCTCGACGCTGATGTTCAATTTGAGGGCGGGACTGCTGCCGTGGCTGCTTGCATTTTTCGCCGGCTCTTTTCTTTACATCGGGGCCTCGGATCTGCTGCCGGAAGCTCGCGAGCACGACTCTCCATTGGTTGGCGTCGCCACCTGTATGGGGATGCTCGCAATTTTTCTGGTTACCCGCTTGCTGCGCGGATAA
- the msrA gene encoding peptide-methionine (S)-S-oxide reductase MsrA: MKTEKHTRAVPGEATTMTSRTKWILTLLLAGGVLFGLTPIDVLAEAKGNDRATAVFSGGCFWGVDGVFKHVKGVSKVVSGYAGGDADTANYETVSTGTTGHAESVQVTYDPSKVSYDDLLKVFFFVAHDPTELNRQGPDSGTQYRSSIFYENGGQKKLADDYIAQLEQRHSFSKPIVTTVVPLTAFYPAEDYQQNYLALHPDQPYIVINDMPKLERLRQDFPGLYQP; encoded by the coding sequence ATGAAGACGGAGAAACATACGCGCGCTGTACCCGGAGAAGCCACAACGATGACGTCACGAACGAAGTGGATCCTAACGCTCTTGCTTGCCGGCGGCGTTTTATTCGGTCTGACGCCGATCGACGTTTTGGCCGAGGCCAAGGGCAACGACCGCGCTACCGCGGTTTTTTCGGGCGGCTGTTTCTGGGGCGTGGACGGCGTCTTCAAGCATGTGAAAGGCGTGTCCAAAGTTGTTTCCGGGTACGCAGGAGGAGATGCAGACACCGCGAACTATGAAACCGTCAGCACAGGAACGACGGGACATGCCGAGTCGGTGCAGGTCACTTACGATCCGTCGAAGGTTTCGTACGACGATCTGTTGAAAGTATTTTTTTTCGTCGCTCACGATCCGACCGAGCTGAATCGACAGGGCCCGGATTCAGGAACTCAATATCGGTCCTCGATCTTCTATGAGAACGGCGGTCAGAAGAAGCTGGCGGATGACTACATCGCCCAACTCGAACAGAGACATTCATTCTCCAAGCCAATCGTAACCACGGTAGTTCCGCTCACCGCCTTCTACCCGGCCGAGGACTACCAGCAAAACTACCTGGCTCTGCACCCGGACCAGCCCTACATCGTCATCAACGATATGCCGAAACTCGAACGGCTCCGGCAAGACTTCCCCGGGCTCTACCAGCCATAG
- a CDS encoding B12-binding domain-containing radical SAM protein — MNEAGRARFLVELIKPSHYDDDGYLIQWWRGFVPSSSLSSIYGLALDAQARAVLGDGVDLEIAAHDETNARVPVRSIIRRFKRNLNRGVVLMIGVQTNQFARAVDIARELRAAGIQVAIGGFHVSGCLAMLPEMPPEMKDALALGITLFAGEAEHRLDELLVAAFEDRLPPVYNFMADLPAMDGEPLPFLPIKYVKRYAGAIGCFDAGRGCPFSCSFCTIINVQGRKSRHRSADDIEQLIRAHAAQGVRSFFITDDNFARNRNWEAILDRIIQLKRRDRLKINIIMQVDTMCHKIPNFVEKSVRAGCKKVFIGLESINPDSLKGASKGQNCITEYRRMLQAWKRAKVLTYAGYILGFPSDTPDSIERDIQIIQRELPIDIMEFFMLTPLPGSKDHQEMYLRGERMEADTNKYDAEHAAADHPRMSAAEWQDIYQRAWHLYYSPAHIETLIKRAVASGMRTRRMTSMILYFYGSHAYERVHPLQGGIIRRKPRTQRRPGFPRENPLRFFMRRAREMSATYVPGLWFMWRLERLRRKIENDPASKRYTDVALSPVADDEFGADLELYHATDSARHAADQARTRADAIRQIDSSGDAAA, encoded by the coding sequence ATGAATGAAGCGGGTCGCGCCAGATTTCTTGTCGAGCTGATCAAGCCGTCGCATTACGACGACGACGGCTATCTCATCCAATGGTGGCGCGGCTTCGTGCCGTCGAGCTCGCTGTCGAGTATCTACGGCCTCGCCCTCGACGCGCAGGCGCGGGCCGTCCTCGGCGACGGAGTTGATCTCGAGATCGCGGCGCACGACGAGACTAACGCGAGAGTCCCGGTGCGTTCGATAATTCGCCGGTTCAAGCGCAACTTGAACCGGGGCGTCGTGCTGATGATCGGAGTGCAAACCAACCAGTTTGCCCGCGCGGTTGATATCGCGCGCGAACTGCGCGCTGCCGGAATCCAGGTCGCGATCGGCGGATTCCACGTCAGCGGATGTCTCGCGATGCTCCCCGAGATGCCGCCCGAGATGAAGGACGCGCTCGCGCTCGGAATCACGCTGTTCGCGGGCGAGGCCGAGCACCGGCTCGACGAGCTGCTGGTCGCTGCGTTCGAGGATCGTCTCCCGCCGGTTTACAACTTCATGGCCGATTTGCCGGCGATGGACGGCGAGCCGCTGCCGTTCCTTCCAATCAAATACGTCAAGCGCTATGCCGGGGCGATCGGATGCTTCGATGCGGGGCGCGGATGCCCGTTCAGCTGCAGCTTCTGCACGATCATAAATGTGCAGGGGCGCAAGTCACGTCATCGCAGCGCCGACGACATCGAACAGTTGATTCGCGCGCACGCGGCGCAGGGTGTCCGCAGCTTCTTCATTACCGATGACAATTTCGCGCGCAATCGGAACTGGGAAGCGATCCTCGACCGCATCATCCAACTCAAGCGCCGCGACCGGCTGAAGATAAACATCATCATGCAGGTCGACACCATGTGCCACAAAATCCCGAATTTCGTGGAGAAGTCGGTGCGCGCAGGGTGCAAGAAAGTCTTTATCGGGCTCGAGAGCATCAATCCCGACAGCCTCAAGGGCGCATCGAAGGGTCAGAATTGCATCACCGAATACCGCAGGATGCTTCAGGCGTGGAAGCGCGCCAAGGTTCTGACCTACGCCGGCTACATCCTCGGCTTCCCGTCCGACACGCCCGATAGCATCGAGCGCGACATCCAGATCATCCAGCGCGAACTCCCGATCGACATCATGGAGTTCTTTATGCTGACGCCGCTGCCCGGCTCCAAGGATCACCAGGAGATGTACCTGCGCGGCGAGCGGATGGAAGCGGATACCAACAAGTATGACGCCGAGCACGCGGCCGCCGATCATCCGCGGATGAGCGCTGCCGAGTGGCAGGATATCTACCAGCGCGCATGGCATCTGTACTATTCGCCGGCGCACATCGAGACGCTGATCAAGCGGGCCGTCGCCAGTGGAATGCGCACGCGGCGGATGACCTCGATGATTCTCTATTTTTATGGGAGTCACGCCTACGAGCGGGTGCATCCGCTGCAAGGCGGGATCATTCGGCGCAAGCCGCGCACGCAGCGCCGTCCTGGTTTTCCGCGCGAGAACCCGCTCAGGTTTTTTATGCGGCGCGCGCGCGAGATGTCAGCGACCTATGTGCCCGGTCTGTGGTTCATGTGGCGGCTGGAGCGGCTGCGACGCAAGATCGAGAACGATCCGGCGTCGAAGCGTTATACCGATGTCGCGCTCAGCCCGGTCGCTGATGACGAGTTCGGCGCCGATCTCGAGCTCTACCACGCAACGGATTCAGCGCGCCATGCCGCCGACCAGGCCCGCACGCGCGCCGACGCGATTCGTCAAATCGACAGTAGCGGCGACGCCGCTGCATGA
- a CDS encoding HdeD family acid-resistance protein — protein MALLVTQLGIEEVRAHRTWFLCLGAVLIVIGTIAIGSVELMTMVSVIFLGWLLIFGGLFEIIHGFARRAWGGFFINLMSGALYAVTGILMVTHPEVAAVTLTLMIAMLLIAAGTFRIFVAFSTPIHHRGWLILNGAISLFLGFSIMSWWPSSGLWVIGLFIGIDMIFDGWTEVMLALSSGRSGGSATAQTAGA, from the coding sequence ATGGCTTTACTTGTAACGCAGTTGGGAATCGAAGAAGTAAGGGCGCATCGTACCTGGTTTCTCTGCCTGGGAGCGGTGCTGATCGTCATAGGCACCATAGCGATAGGCAGCGTCGAACTCATGACGATGGTTTCCGTGATTTTCCTCGGATGGCTGCTGATCTTCGGCGGCCTGTTCGAAATCATTCACGGGTTTGCGCGACGCGCGTGGGGCGGCTTCTTCATTAATCTCATGAGCGGCGCGCTATACGCAGTTACCGGCATCCTGATGGTCACGCATCCGGAGGTGGCTGCCGTGACGCTGACCTTGATGATCGCGATGCTGCTGATCGCCGCCGGCACTTTTAGAATTTTCGTAGCCTTTTCGACTCCGATCCATCATCGGGGATGGCTGATCTTGAACGGCGCAATTTCGCTGTTCCTCGGATTTTCGATCATGAGCTGGTGGCCGAGCTCAGGACTGTGGGTCATCGGACTGTTCATCGGCATCGATATGATTTTCGACGGCTGGACTGAAGTGATGCTTGCGTTGAGCAGCGGGCGCAGCGGAGGATCTGCAACCGCTCAAACCGCGGGTGCGTGA
- a CDS encoding Hpt domain-containing protein yields MSIETASVPAIDMCAITRLAESDELGEQFVTEMIEVFLADLSERVRLIGLQMSHDDRAGIAATAHAVKGSCSHFGAVRLMELSREIEGRVRHEQTDGLRTAIDSMVAETQRVRAALEAYRSSHMRGADG; encoded by the coding sequence GTGAGCATTGAAACCGCCAGCGTTCCCGCGATCGACATGTGCGCGATTACCCGGCTCGCCGAAAGCGATGAACTGGGCGAGCAATTTGTCACCGAAATGATCGAGGTATTTCTTGCCGACTTGAGCGAACGGGTACGCCTGATCGGCTTGCAGATGAGCCACGACGACCGTGCCGGAATTGCGGCGACCGCACACGCGGTCAAGGGCAGCTGCAGTCATTTTGGCGCGGTGCGCCTGATGGAGTTGTCGCGTGAGATCGAAGGCCGGGTCAGGCACGAACAAACCGACGGCCTTCGAACGGCGATCGATTCCATGGTCGCGGAAACGCAACGAGTCCGTGCCGCGCTGGAAGCTTATCGATCGAGCCATATGCGCGGCGCTGATGGATAA
- a CDS encoding RluA family pseudouridine synthase, with product MPTRDHQFSVSSRCELLPYLLSIPLGLSRKQAKDLLRFRAVSVKRMTAVRHDTQLEPGDVVTIAAGKQIPAASIERHGLKIIYLDDDIAVVDKRAGLLSMGSEGEKERTAHRILNEHLKALTKSPAQQAFIVHRLDRETSGLMMFARSRPIQAVLQQNWKSVIKKYLAVVEGAPSKAIGTIRDNLVESKSFKMHRVERGGEPAITHYRVLRTGQDRSLVELTLETGRKNQIRVQMAGLGHPIVGDRKYGATSDPARRLALHSCELKFCHPVSGASMDFRSAIPSRLMALIEARGVARAK from the coding sequence ATGCCCACGCGCGACCATCAGTTTAGCGTCTCGTCGCGATGCGAACTGCTGCCGTATCTGCTCAGCATTCCGCTCGGACTGTCGCGCAAACAGGCGAAAGATCTTCTGCGCTTCCGGGCGGTTAGCGTAAAGCGAATGACCGCCGTCAGGCATGATACCCAGTTGGAGCCGGGCGACGTTGTGACTATCGCCGCGGGCAAGCAAATCCCGGCCGCGTCGATCGAGCGTCATGGCCTGAAAATCATCTATCTCGACGATGATATCGCCGTGGTTGACAAACGAGCGGGGCTGCTTTCGATGGGATCGGAGGGCGAGAAAGAGAGAACCGCGCATCGGATCCTCAACGAACATCTCAAGGCGCTCACAAAATCGCCGGCGCAACAGGCCTTCATCGTGCATCGACTCGACCGCGAGACCTCCGGCCTGATGATGTTCGCAAGAAGTCGCCCGATCCAGGCGGTCCTTCAGCAGAACTGGAAGAGCGTCATCAAAAAATACCTTGCCGTCGTGGAGGGCGCGCCCTCGAAGGCAATTGGAACGATTCGGGACAATCTTGTAGAGAGCAAGTCATTCAAGATGCATCGCGTCGAGCGGGGTGGGGAGCCTGCAATCACGCACTATCGCGTTTTACGAACCGGTCAAGACAGGTCGCTCGTCGAACTTACGCTCGAAACCGGCCGCAAAAATCAGATTCGCGTGCAGATGGCTGGCTTGGGTCATCCTATCGTCGGCGATCGTAAATATGGCGCGACCAGCGATCCCGCCCGGCGGCTGGCGCTCCATTCGTGCGAGCTGAAGTTTTGCCATCCGGTGTCGGGCGCCTCGATGGATTTCCGCAGCGCTATCCCAAGCCGGCTGATGGCGCTGATCGAAGCGCGCGGAGTCGCACGCGCAAAGTGA